In the Tautonia rosea genome, one interval contains:
- a CDS encoding sigma-70 family RNA polymerase sigma factor: MSQSYRHPALRQLMEQQTRSATRERRLEQLDRAERLLAEIEGSKVYPFEFLCYRITGYRADSSSLLTINGRDVRHDLRLYVEDLSRTVGQPVDEATEPVLTVEDVSRRYRVSTRTVNRWRRQGLVARHFRVEGRIKVGFLESSLDRFVSEHREQVDRGTRFSQLSDAERDEIIRRARRMAAVRQASLAEIARRIARKMSRSPETIRMTLKTYDREHPDRAIFPGSTGPLDPEARAQIYRKFRTGTSVEILAKQYGRTRSSIYRVLNELRAERLLEMKLEYMHNESFDDPKAAAEILADMPVPADGKPPRKVKAPKGLPPYLASLYEVPLLSREQEAHLFRKMNFLKYKAHLRREQLDPHKAKTAELDEIDRLQDEALAVKNQIIRANLRLVVSIAKRHVGPSNNFFELVSDGNMSLIRAVEKFDYARGNKFSTYASWAIMKNFARTIPEENYRRDRFVTGHEEMFESAADGRIDEHEYEVAHRRNVEAVQGMLGRLDDRERRIMISRYGLDGSREMTLEQLGKELGITKERVRQIESRAQEKLRRIAVEERMELPMF, encoded by the coding sequence ATGAGCCAGTCTTATCGCCACCCAGCATTGCGACAGTTGATGGAACAGCAAACGCGCTCGGCCACCCGAGAGCGTCGGCTGGAGCAACTGGACCGCGCCGAGCGGCTGCTGGCTGAGATCGAAGGCAGCAAGGTTTACCCCTTCGAATTCCTTTGCTACCGAATCACCGGCTACCGGGCCGATTCCTCCTCCTTGCTGACGATCAATGGTCGCGATGTCCGACATGATCTTCGACTCTACGTGGAAGACCTGTCGCGCACCGTCGGGCAGCCGGTCGACGAGGCCACCGAGCCGGTCCTGACCGTCGAGGACGTGAGCCGACGCTACCGGGTCTCGACCCGGACCGTCAATCGCTGGCGACGCCAGGGGCTCGTGGCCCGCCACTTTCGGGTCGAAGGTCGCATCAAAGTCGGTTTCCTGGAATCCAGCTTGGATCGATTCGTGTCGGAGCACCGCGAACAGGTCGATCGCGGGACTCGTTTTAGCCAGTTGTCCGACGCGGAGCGCGACGAGATTATCCGACGCGCCCGCCGCATGGCTGCGGTCCGGCAGGCCAGCCTCGCCGAGATCGCCCGGAGGATTGCCCGTAAGATGTCCCGCTCTCCTGAGACCATTCGCATGACGTTGAAGACCTACGATCGGGAGCATCCGGACCGAGCGATCTTCCCCGGCTCGACCGGCCCGCTCGATCCCGAGGCCCGCGCCCAGATCTACCGGAAGTTCCGCACCGGAACTTCCGTCGAGATCCTGGCCAAGCAGTACGGCCGAACCCGGTCGAGCATCTATCGGGTCCTCAACGAGCTTCGCGCCGAACGCCTGCTCGAAATGAAGCTCGAGTACATGCACAACGAGAGCTTCGACGACCCGAAGGCCGCCGCCGAGATCCTCGCCGACATGCCCGTGCCGGCCGACGGCAAGCCCCCCCGCAAGGTCAAGGCCCCGAAGGGTTTGCCTCCGTACCTGGCCAGCCTGTACGAGGTTCCCTTGCTCTCCCGAGAACAGGAAGCCCACCTCTTCCGGAAGATGAACTTCCTGAAGTACAAGGCCCACCTGCGCCGCGAGCAGCTCGACCCCCACAAGGCCAAGACTGCCGAGCTCGACGAGATCGACCGTCTGCAAGACGAGGCCCTGGCCGTCAAGAACCAGATCATCCGGGCCAACCTCCGGCTGGTCGTCTCGATCGCCAAGCGGCACGTCGGCCCCAGCAACAACTTCTTCGAGCTGGTCTCCGACGGCAACATGTCCCTGATCCGTGCCGTCGAGAAGTTCGACTACGCCCGCGGCAACAAGTTCTCCACCTACGCGAGCTGGGCGATCATGAAAAACTTCGCCCGCACGATTCCCGAGGAAAACTACCGCCGCGACCGCTTCGTCACCGGCCATGAGGAGATGTTCGAATCGGCCGCCGACGGCCGGATCGACGAGCACGAGTACGAGGTCGCCCACCGCCGTAACGTCGAGGCCGTTCAGGGGATGCTCGGCCGCCTCGACGACCGCGAGCGGCGGATCATGATCTCCCGATACGGTCTCGACGGCTCCCGCGAAATGACCCTCGAACAGCTCGGCAAGGAGCTGGGCATCACCAAGGAACGCGTCCGCCAGATCGAGTCGCGGGCCCAGGAAAAACTCCGCCGGATCGCTGTCGAGGAACGCATGGAACTGCCCATGTTTTAA
- a CDS encoding pseudouridine-5'-phosphate glycosidase, whose amino-acid sequence MNAFTEAIAPDIAHALQHGQPVVSLESTLIAHGLPWPSNLETARRSEQAVRDAGAVPATIAVLDGRVRIGLSDTELTLLAQADNVLKAGRRDLSPVLAGGRTAATTVSATLWIARSAGIGVFATGGLGGVHRRAAESFDVSTDLDELAQADGSLVVCSGAKTVLDLPATLEALETRGVPILGYQTDALPAFTSRTTGLPLEHRVDDPAEAAQVVAVHRRLGVPGAVVLVQQVPESDAPNDAIMNAALDDALAQADRLGITGKRLTPFLLARIHETTHGMSQTANVALIVANASLAAQVAVELARRA is encoded by the coding sequence ATGAACGCATTCACTGAAGCGATCGCCCCCGACATCGCCCACGCGTTGCAACACGGCCAGCCCGTCGTATCGCTGGAATCGACCCTAATCGCCCACGGGCTTCCCTGGCCCTCGAACCTGGAAACCGCCAGGCGATCGGAGCAGGCCGTGCGCGACGCCGGGGCCGTGCCGGCCACCATCGCCGTGCTGGACGGAAGGGTCCGGATCGGCCTCAGTGACACCGAGTTGACCCTCCTGGCCCAGGCCGACAACGTACTCAAGGCCGGCCGGCGCGACCTGAGCCCGGTCCTTGCCGGGGGCCGAACTGCGGCGACGACCGTCTCGGCCACGCTCTGGATCGCCCGATCGGCGGGAATCGGCGTGTTCGCAACGGGGGGCCTTGGAGGAGTACACCGCCGGGCAGCCGAAAGTTTCGACGTGTCGACCGATCTCGACGAACTGGCCCAGGCCGATGGATCGCTGGTCGTCTGCTCCGGGGCCAAGACCGTCCTCGATCTGCCTGCCACGCTCGAAGCCCTGGAAACCCGAGGAGTTCCGATTCTCGGCTATCAGACCGACGCCTTGCCCGCGTTTACGAGCCGGACGACCGGCCTTCCGCTGGAGCATCGGGTCGATGATCCGGCCGAGGCGGCCCAGGTGGTGGCCGTGCATCGACGGCTCGGCGTGCCCGGCGCGGTGGTCCTGGTGCAGCAAGTCCCGGAATCGGACGCTCCGAATGACGCCATCATGAATGCTGCCCTCGATGATGCCCTGGCCCAGGCGGACCGCCTCGGCATTACCGGCAAGCGGCTGACACCGTTTCTCCTTGCCCGAATCCACGAGACGACCCACGGCATGAGCCAGACGGCCAACGTCGCCCTGATCGTGGCCAATGCCTCGCTGGCCGCCCAGGTGGCCGTTGAACTGGCCCGGCGGGCCTGA
- a CDS encoding FHA domain-containing serine/threonine-protein kinase translates to MSAVPRTMPERSDSFRVVLEIVEGPRAGQAFVVERAEPFVVGRSLLVDGSVPEDGSLSRDHFELRVTSGGDLTLRDLQSTNGTFVNDRAVERSRLVHGDLIMAGETVFRVKIEASGGRPGLLRPDEVGTAEHDRPQVSFAPIVCGGCGISAPQGTVVAQDRPEGTGPESVYWLCDNCRAEMAMTPQPVPHYKTLRELGRGAMGVVYLAQHHRTGRKVALKLIVPESAAARSAIDRFLREMTVISKLKHPNIVEWLEQGTTGGRFWFAMEYVDGSNLEAIARAAHGQYPIDQGCRMAAQILKGLDHAHRQGFVHRDIKPENILIGRTPSGLLSVKISDFGLAKSYRSIGLSGLTFSGEMRGTIPFMPPEQMLDFKTVKPSGDIYATTATLYFLLTGQFIHDQVGEGIDVVQLVLEQTPIPIRERRPEIPAQLAAVIDRGLSRDPADRFPSASALRQALRPFC, encoded by the coding sequence GTGAGTGCTGTGCCCCGAACCATGCCGGAGCGATCCGACAGTTTCCGAGTGGTGCTTGAGATCGTCGAGGGTCCCCGAGCGGGCCAGGCGTTCGTGGTCGAGCGCGCGGAGCCGTTCGTGGTAGGCCGTTCACTGCTGGTGGATGGTTCGGTCCCCGAGGATGGTTCGCTCTCTCGAGACCATTTTGAACTACGAGTGACCAGCGGAGGCGACCTGACGCTCCGCGATCTGCAAAGCACCAATGGCACGTTCGTGAACGATCGAGCGGTCGAGCGGTCTCGGCTGGTTCATGGCGACCTAATCATGGCCGGGGAAACCGTCTTTCGGGTCAAGATCGAGGCCTCGGGCGGCAGACCGGGCTTGCTTCGCCCCGACGAGGTGGGCACGGCCGAGCACGACCGGCCCCAGGTCTCCTTCGCCCCGATCGTCTGCGGCGGCTGCGGCATCTCGGCGCCGCAAGGCACGGTGGTGGCTCAGGACCGGCCCGAGGGGACCGGCCCCGAGTCGGTTTACTGGCTGTGCGATAACTGCCGGGCTGAGATGGCCATGACCCCTCAGCCCGTCCCGCATTACAAGACCCTCCGCGAACTGGGACGCGGCGCGATGGGAGTCGTCTACCTGGCCCAGCACCACCGAACCGGCCGCAAGGTCGCGCTGAAGCTGATCGTGCCCGAGTCGGCCGCCGCCCGATCGGCCATCGACCGCTTTCTCCGCGAAATGACGGTCATCAGCAAGCTGAAGCACCCGAACATTGTCGAATGGCTGGAACAGGGGACGACCGGCGGTCGCTTCTGGTTCGCCATGGAGTACGTCGACGGTAGCAACCTTGAGGCGATCGCTCGGGCGGCTCACGGGCAGTACCCGATCGACCAGGGCTGCCGAATGGCCGCTCAGATTCTCAAAGGGCTCGATCACGCCCACCGCCAGGGCTTCGTGCACCGGGACATCAAGCCGGAAAATATCCTGATCGGACGCACTCCGAGCGGCTTGCTCTCGGTCAAGATTTCCGACTTCGGGCTGGCCAAAAGCTACCGGAGCATCGGTCTGTCCGGCCTGACCTTCTCTGGAGAGATGCGCGGGACGATCCCCTTCATGCCCCCCGAGCAGATGCTCGACTTCAAGACCGTCAAGCCTTCGGGCGACATCTACGCCACTACCGCGACGCTCTATTTCCTGCTCACCGGTCAATTCATTCACGATCAGGTCGGTGAAGGAATCGACGTGGTGCAGCTCGTCCTGGAACAGACACCGATCCCGATCCGCGAGCGACGCCCCGAGATTCCCGCTCAGCTCGCCGCCGTGATCGACCGGGGCCTGTCCCGAGACCCCGCCGACCGCTTCCCCAGCGCCTCGGCACTTCGCCAGGCACTCCGGCCCTTCTGCTGA
- a CDS encoding SCO family protein, which yields MLIHGVWLVISSCVTWLGVPMAQADDSRLADIGPAPETVLVDARTEQPFRLADLQSQGKAALVSFVYTTCNGSCPATTHTMYRVQEELKRCGLWGDRVALVSISLDPKTDRPEILSRYAEIFGADPSGWHFLTGDPKPVSEVIASWDMWARIGPSGTLDHPSRIFLVDPNGRQREIYNLQFLDPESVVSDIRLVLDETSTEAR from the coding sequence ATGCTCATTCATGGTGTCTGGCTCGTGATTAGCTCCTGTGTCACCTGGCTCGGCGTTCCGATGGCGCAGGCCGATGATTCCCGGCTGGCGGACATCGGCCCGGCACCGGAAACGGTGCTGGTCGATGCTCGGACCGAACAACCATTCCGCCTGGCCGACTTGCAATCGCAGGGCAAGGCCGCCTTGGTGAGCTTCGTCTACACGACCTGCAACGGTTCCTGCCCTGCCACCACGCACACGATGTACCGCGTGCAGGAGGAGTTGAAGCGTTGCGGGCTCTGGGGCGACCGCGTCGCCCTGGTGTCCATCTCGCTCGATCCGAAAACCGATCGGCCTGAGATTCTCAGCCGATACGCCGAGATCTTCGGCGCCGACCCCTCGGGATGGCACTTCCTGACGGGCGATCCGAAGCCGGTGTCCGAGGTCATCGCCTCGTGGGACATGTGGGCTCGGATCGGTCCCAGTGGCACGCTTGACCACCCGTCGCGCATCTTCCTGGTCGATCCGAACGGCCGGCAACGGGAAATCTACAATCTTCAGTTTCTTGATCCCGAGTCGGTCGTGTCCGACATCCGGCTTGTACTCGACGAAACCTCGACGGAAGCCCGCTAA
- a CDS encoding selenium-binding protein SBP56-related protein has translation MCRIVSFCVQIPRILAMILVASVASAETCLSPYVTRLDRPEKYLYVFCVDADAQENDFIITVDVDQTSPSFGTIIHQLDLGSNGNETHHWGFTDDRTRIWAGGLFSSRIWIIDVATDPAAPRIETVLDNVTEQTGLSGPHTYYALPGRMLLTFLGAADGGLPAGMAEFTNDGRFIRRIDQPEESPYGYDVAVKPEFNRMISSAFTPLRNYEKPFPEMSLSDFGNELIVWDFKERKPLQVMEAGLAPLEVRWSLKPENDYGFTNCALDNSIYLFKGRGDGTYEVKKVADTAALPADLRQSPDDRFLYVSCFGGDEIQQWDVSDPENLVLTSTVVPCVQPNMMHVTNDGKRMYVTNSLLSTLDRSENFCIRLVRIGPDGMKVDPFFDVDLTDFPTGAARGHDMLIN, from the coding sequence ATGTGTCGAATCGTTAGTTTTTGCGTGCAGATTCCTCGAATCCTGGCGATGATCCTGGTCGCCTCCGTCGCCAGTGCCGAGACATGCCTGTCGCCCTACGTCACGCGGCTCGATAGGCCCGAGAAGTATCTGTATGTCTTCTGCGTCGATGCTGATGCGCAAGAGAACGACTTCATCATCACCGTGGATGTCGACCAGACCAGCCCAAGCTTCGGCACGATCATCCATCAGCTCGACCTCGGTTCGAACGGCAACGAAACGCACCACTGGGGGTTTACCGACGATCGGACGCGGATCTGGGCCGGTGGCCTGTTTTCGAGCCGCATCTGGATCATTGACGTCGCAACCGACCCGGCCGCCCCCCGGATTGAGACCGTCCTGGACAATGTGACCGAACAGACCGGATTGTCGGGCCCGCACACCTATTACGCCCTGCCGGGCCGAATGCTGCTGACCTTCCTCGGCGCGGCCGATGGCGGCCTCCCCGCCGGAATGGCCGAATTCACCAACGACGGCCGCTTCATCCGTCGGATCGACCAGCCCGAGGAATCCCCTTACGGTTACGACGTGGCCGTGAAGCCCGAGTTCAACCGCATGATTTCCAGCGCATTTACACCCTTGCGCAATTATGAGAAACCGTTCCCGGAGATGAGCCTCAGTGACTTCGGCAACGAGCTGATCGTCTGGGATTTCAAGGAGCGGAAACCGCTTCAGGTCATGGAGGCCGGACTCGCCCCGCTGGAAGTCCGCTGGTCGCTCAAGCCCGAGAATGATTACGGCTTCACCAACTGTGCGCTCGACAATTCGATCTATCTGTTCAAGGGTCGCGGCGACGGCACCTACGAGGTGAAAAAAGTGGCCGATACCGCCGCCTTGCCTGCCGATCTGAGGCAGAGCCCCGACGATCGCTTCCTGTACGTCTCGTGCTTCGGCGGCGACGAGATCCAGCAGTGGGATGTGTCCGACCCCGAGAACCTGGTGCTGACCAGCACGGTGGTTCCCTGCGTCCAGCCGAACATGATGCACGTCACCAATGACGGCAAGCGCATGTATGTGACCAATTCCTTGCTCTCGACCCTCGACCGCTCCGAGAACTTCTGCATCCGGCTCGTCCGCATCGGCCCGGACGGAATGAAGGTCGATCCGTTCTTCGATGTCGATCTCACCGACTTCCCGACCGGAGCGGCCCGTGGTCATGACATGCTGATCAACTGA
- the galK gene encoding galactokinase yields the protein MMTASDPIERARAAFRERFGAEPTSLGMAPGRVELLGNHTDHNNGLVLAAAIDRTTVVACRPTRGQESWIYSEAFDDLYGLPLHEDVPDAPGAWGRYLHGVLQAMSDRFGPPQSAFEATIAGNVPLGAGLSSSASLEGALALCLLNAGLFGEGQGGDSASLDEPARMALAQTLREAENKTVGVASGLLDFVCTLLGKRDHAVALDCFSLEFERLSLGDPSPAIVVCDSKTSRHLADGKYNQRREECDRVVQFFREHPPASSFSDPYREPPSVTSLRDLTLADLNAYRDRLDPVGFRRARHVLTENERVRQGIEALRRGDLAGLGRLMLDSHASSRDDFENSSPALNALVEAAEAAPGFLGGKLCGAGWAGCTVNLVQTEQADAFAASVLDAYARRTGTHVEVHVCHAAEGGKAIHSNV from the coding sequence ATGATGACCGCATCCGATCCGATCGAGCGTGCTCGGGCCGCCTTCCGCGAGCGCTTCGGCGCGGAGCCGACGAGCCTTGGCATGGCACCGGGGCGAGTGGAATTGCTGGGCAACCACACGGATCACAACAACGGTTTGGTCCTGGCCGCGGCCATTGACCGCACGACTGTTGTGGCTTGTCGGCCGACCCGGGGGCAGGAATCGTGGATTTACTCCGAAGCCTTTGACGATCTCTACGGCCTGCCGCTGCACGAGGACGTGCCAGACGCTCCCGGTGCCTGGGGACGCTATCTCCACGGGGTCCTCCAGGCCATGAGCGATCGGTTCGGGCCGCCTCAATCCGCGTTCGAGGCCACGATCGCCGGCAATGTGCCTCTGGGCGCGGGCCTCTCCAGCTCGGCGAGCCTGGAGGGGGCCCTCGCGCTGTGTTTGCTCAACGCCGGTCTGTTCGGCGAAGGGCAGGGGGGGGACTCCGCCTCGCTCGACGAACCGGCCCGGATGGCCCTGGCACAAACCCTCCGCGAGGCCGAGAACAAGACGGTCGGCGTTGCCTCGGGCTTGCTCGATTTCGTTTGCACCTTGCTGGGCAAACGTGATCATGCCGTCGCGCTCGATTGTTTCTCGCTCGAATTCGAACGGCTCTCGCTGGGCGATCCGAGCCCGGCGATCGTCGTCTGCGACTCGAAGACCTCTCGACACCTGGCCGACGGCAAGTACAACCAGCGCAGGGAGGAATGTGATCGCGTCGTCCAGTTCTTCCGCGAGCATCCACCGGCATCATCATTCTCTGATCCGTATCGGGAACCTCCATCGGTCACCTCGCTCCGTGACCTTACCCTCGCCGACCTGAATGCCTATCGCGATCGGCTCGACCCGGTTGGATTCCGTCGCGCGCGGCATGTCCTGACCGAGAACGAACGGGTCCGGCAAGGAATCGAGGCCCTGAGACGTGGCGACCTCGCCGGATTGGGCCGCCTGATGCTCGACTCGCACGCTTCGAGCCGAGACGATTTCGAGAACAGCTCACCGGCGCTGAATGCATTGGTCGAAGCGGCCGAGGCCGCGCCCGGATTTCTCGGTGGCAAGCTCTGCGGGGCAGGCTGGGCCGGCTGCACGGTCAATCTGGTTCAGACCGAGCAGGCCGACGCCTTCGCCGCTTCGGTGCTCGACGCATACGCCCGACGCACCGGCACCCATGTCGAGGTGCACGTCTGCCACGCGGCCGAGGGGGGAAAAGCAATCCATTCGAACGTGTGA
- a CDS encoding Uma2 family endonuclease has translation MATSTSPSTIATDPPETIAELLHRLGDIPASRVRFRPVPGSATEEDLLRLLDHENLPCELVEGVLVEKAMGYRESLIAGLILTLLNTHVLPRRLGYVSGADGTMRIMPQLVRIPDVAFVARGRFPSGKLPDQPIPSLVPDLAVEVLSKNNSRAEMERKLREYFEAGVRLVWMVDPTTRSIRVHTGPASEQSVLLSEAEILDGGEVVPGFSVTVAELFPSDDD, from the coding sequence GTGGCCACGTCGACCAGCCCCTCCACGATCGCCACCGACCCGCCAGAGACCATCGCCGAGCTGCTTCACCGCTTGGGCGACATCCCGGCCTCTCGTGTTCGCTTCCGGCCTGTGCCGGGTTCAGCTACGGAGGAGGACCTCCTTCGACTGCTCGATCACGAGAACCTTCCGTGCGAGCTAGTCGAGGGCGTGCTGGTGGAGAAGGCGATGGGCTACCGGGAGTCACTGATTGCAGGGCTGATCCTCACACTCCTGAACACTCACGTCCTGCCTCGCCGCCTGGGTTACGTCTCGGGGGCCGATGGAACCATGAGGATCATGCCCCAGCTCGTGCGGATTCCGGACGTGGCGTTCGTCGCTCGCGGCCGATTCCCCAGTGGCAAACTTCCTGACCAGCCGATCCCGAGCCTCGTGCCCGACCTGGCGGTCGAGGTTCTGAGCAAGAACAACTCCCGAGCCGAGATGGAGCGCAAGCTTCGCGAATACTTCGAGGCCGGGGTCCGCCTGGTCTGGATGGTCGATCCGACCACACGGTCCATCCGCGTGCATACCGGCCCCGCCTCCGAGCAATCCGTCTTGCTCAGTGAGGCAGAAATCCTCGACGGTGGCGAGGTCGTTCCGGGCTTCTCCGTGACTGTGGCCGAGCTGTTCCCGTCGGATGACGATTGA
- a CDS encoding 6-phosphofructokinase gives MAISRNPIRRIAISTGGGDAPGLNAVIRAAVVSALNRGWECVGIRDGYDGVLTPERFPDGGLIPLTADRVRGITHLGGTILGTTNKNNPLRFPTPQPDGSIVPVDRSAELAERLGENVDAVIAIGGDGSMEIAHALSRHGLRVIGVPKTIDNDLDGTVLTFGFLTAVAFATECLDRLHTTAEAHDRVMVVEVMGRYAGWIAMSAGIAATADAILIPEIPFDLEPVARKIVERDRIGRRFSIVVVAEGAYPKGGEVSLVPGEPGRVERLGGMGEKVAEGLRAATGKDVRVVVLGHLLRGGPPVPMDRLLALRFGAAAVRTLADGHSGVMVALDPPEVKYVPLDVATHRMKSVPLDCDTILTGRDMGISFGD, from the coding sequence ATGGCGATCTCAAGGAACCCGATCCGGCGTATTGCCATCTCGACCGGAGGAGGCGACGCACCGGGGCTCAACGCGGTGATTCGCGCGGCGGTCGTTTCGGCCTTGAATCGAGGGTGGGAGTGCGTCGGAATTCGGGACGGGTACGACGGCGTCTTGACCCCCGAGCGGTTCCCCGATGGTGGTCTGATTCCCCTGACGGCTGACCGGGTGCGCGGCATCACCCACCTGGGAGGGACGATTCTGGGGACAACGAACAAGAATAACCCGTTGAGGTTCCCGACACCGCAGCCGGATGGCTCGATCGTGCCGGTCGACCGCAGCGCCGAGCTGGCCGAGCGATTGGGCGAGAACGTCGATGCGGTCATCGCCATCGGCGGCGACGGCTCGATGGAGATTGCCCACGCCCTGAGCCGGCATGGCCTGCGCGTGATCGGTGTGCCGAAGACGATCGACAACGACCTCGATGGCACCGTTCTCACGTTCGGGTTCCTCACGGCGGTAGCCTTTGCCACGGAATGCCTCGACCGCCTGCACACGACGGCCGAAGCCCACGACCGGGTCATGGTGGTCGAGGTGATGGGCCGCTACGCCGGTTGGATCGCCATGAGCGCGGGGATCGCCGCTACCGCCGATGCGATCCTCATTCCCGAGATTCCCTTCGACCTGGAGCCGGTGGCCCGGAAGATCGTCGAGCGCGACCGGATCGGCCGGCGCTTCTCGATCGTGGTGGTGGCCGAGGGGGCGTATCCGAAAGGAGGCGAAGTCTCACTCGTCCCCGGTGAACCCGGTCGTGTCGAGCGTCTGGGCGGCATGGGCGAAAAGGTCGCCGAAGGGCTTCGGGCCGCGACAGGGAAGGATGTTCGGGTTGTCGTCCTGGGCCACCTGCTTCGCGGCGGCCCCCCCGTCCCCATGGACCGCCTACTGGCGCTTCGCTTCGGAGCAGCGGCGGTACGAACCCTGGCCGACGGCCATTCGGGCGTAATGGTCGCCCTCGACCCGCCGGAGGTCAAGTATGTCCCGCTTGATGTCGCCACTCACCGCATGAAGTCGGTCCCCCTGGACTGCGACACCATCTTGACCGGCCGCGACATGGGCATCAGCTTTGGCGACTGA
- the metK gene encoding methionine adenosyltransferase → MGHPDKMADQISDGILDAILEQDPNARVACETLVTTGLVVLAGEITTTAVVDYPGVVRQVVREIGYTSSAMGFDADTCGVMVALGKQSPDIAMGVNEDSAKGKEIGAGDQGLMFGFACDETPELMPLPIALAHRILNRLTELRQNGTIPWLRPDNKSQVTVEYDDGRPVRIDTVVVSTQHNPGVTQQQIRETVIKEIIEPVLPKDMVKGEITYHINPTGQFIVGGPHGDAGLTGRKIIVDTYGGAGRHGGGAFSGKDSTKVDRSAAYMARYAAKNVVAAGLAKKCEVQLAYAIGVSAPVSIHVDTFGTGTLPHDQIEALIREHFPLTPSGIIAHLELRRPIFRKTAAGGHFGRSEPEFTWEKTDKAEALKQAATASAIA, encoded by the coding sequence ATGGGCCATCCCGACAAGATGGCCGACCAGATTTCCGACGGCATCCTCGACGCGATCCTCGAACAGGACCCCAATGCCCGGGTCGCCTGCGAGACTCTGGTGACAACCGGCCTAGTTGTCCTGGCCGGCGAGATCACGACCACGGCGGTCGTCGATTATCCCGGCGTGGTTCGGCAGGTCGTCCGAGAGATCGGCTACACCTCCAGCGCCATGGGCTTTGACGCCGACACCTGCGGCGTGATGGTCGCCCTGGGCAAGCAATCGCCCGACATCGCCATGGGGGTCAACGAAGATTCCGCCAAGGGCAAGGAGATCGGCGCCGGCGACCAAGGCTTGATGTTCGGCTTCGCCTGCGACGAGACCCCCGAGCTGATGCCCCTGCCGATCGCCCTGGCTCACCGCATTCTGAATCGCCTGACCGAGTTGCGGCAAAACGGCACGATCCCCTGGCTCCGCCCGGACAACAAGAGCCAGGTCACGGTCGAATACGACGACGGCCGCCCGGTCCGGATCGACACCGTGGTTGTCTCGACCCAGCACAACCCCGGCGTCACCCAGCAGCAGATCCGCGAGACAGTGATCAAGGAGATCATCGAGCCGGTCTTGCCCAAGGACATGGTTAAGGGGGAGATCACCTACCACATCAACCCAACCGGCCAGTTCATCGTCGGCGGCCCGCACGGCGACGCCGGCCTGACCGGCCGGAAGATCATTGTCGACACCTACGGCGGCGCCGGCCGTCACGGGGGCGGAGCCTTCAGCGGCAAGGACTCGACCAAGGTGGACCGCTCGGCCGCCTACATGGCCCGCTATGCCGCAAAAAATGTGGTGGCCGCCGGACTGGCCAAGAAATGTGAAGTCCAGCTCGCCTACGCCATCGGCGTGAGCGCCCCGGTGAGTATTCACGTCGACACCTTCGGCACCGGAACTCTTCCGCACGATCAGATCGAGGCCTTGATCCGTGAGCACTTCCCGCTGACCCCCTCGGGCATCATCGCCCACCTTGAGCTGCGTCGGCCGATCTTCCGCAAGACCGCCGCCGGGGGCCACTTCGGCCGCTCCGAGCCCGAGTTCACTTGGGAAAAGACCGACAAGGCCGAGGCCCTCAAGCAGGCCGCCACAGCCTCAGCCATCGCCTGA
- a CDS encoding DUF1579 domain-containing protein, whose amino-acid sequence MRLKTQGQAFLAAWVVALVPAFGHPQEDIEAMFPQPTAEHRHLTEEVGTWDATITSFMNGPGQPPTMSKGVETNRMMGEFWLLSAFEGDFGGMPFRGHSQIGFDPKAGHYVMSWVDTMNPKLSTHTGSYDPEAKTFTFVGKAFDPMLDKEVDQKTISVATDSDHKVFTLFMKAPEYGDDWVEFMKIEYTRRKE is encoded by the coding sequence GTGCGACTCAAGACGCAAGGGCAAGCATTCCTGGCGGCCTGGGTGGTCGCGTTGGTTCCAGCGTTCGGACACCCTCAAGAGGACATTGAAGCCATGTTCCCTCAACCGACGGCTGAACATCGACATTTGACCGAGGAGGTTGGCACCTGGGACGCGACAATCACCTCGTTCATGAACGGTCCCGGCCAGCCTCCCACAATGTCCAAGGGGGTGGAGACGAACCGGATGATGGGCGAGTTCTGGCTCCTGAGCGCGTTCGAGGGAGACTTCGGCGGCATGCCCTTCCGGGGCCACAGCCAGATTGGCTTTGATCCCAAGGCCGGCCATTACGTCATGAGCTGGGTCGATACGATGAACCCGAAGCTCTCGACCCACACCGGCTCCTACGACCCGGAGGCAAAGACCTTCACCTTTGTGGGTAAGGCCTTCGACCCGATGCTCGACAAGGAGGTGGACCAGAAGACCATTAGCGTTGCCACCGACTCGGATCACAAGGTCTTCACTCTCTTCATGAAGGCCCCCGAGTACGGCGACGACTGGGTTGAGTTCATGAAAATCGAGTACACCCGACGCAAGGAGTGA